In one window of Miscanthus floridulus cultivar M001 chromosome 12, ASM1932011v1, whole genome shotgun sequence DNA:
- the LOC136496243 gene encoding actin-binding protein wsp1-like — protein MAGVKLNDQLLSVPVFMVRQNAARAAADQPHDEPMELQWPTPAERARSQAPGKRRARPEQTLPSPPVASSKESCVAPPAIPTSPWAAPPPPSPRLRPLPSSPAAPLLPSLAALPSRNANHDDALGGLTRSGDAPPSSLARAHPDLPTAALPLKAVMAAASPLLAATAAESPLPAVMAADPPLKAAAGEHAASAGNAAAQAVGAGSVAALASNDVLPPLHLRSLLFICLYSLSGAGVSLKVPLPSRSLSRSPSRFDPLVARHGRELRMVRLLTPCQFGAR, from the exons atggccggcgtcaagctcaACGACCAGCTGCTATCTGTCCCTGTGTTCATGGTCCGGCAAAACGCCGCCCGTGCTGCTGCTGATCAACCTCATGACGAGCCCATGGAGCTCCAGTGGCCAACGCCGGCTGAACGGGCCAGGAG CCAGGCCCCGGGGAAACGAAGGGCTCGGCCCGAGCAGACGTTGCCGTCACCTCCGGTCGCCTCCTCCAAAGAATCCTGCGTCGCCCCTCCGGCTATCCCCACCTCGCCATgggcagcgccgccgcctccctccccgCGCCTCCGCCCCCTTCCTTCCTCCCCAGCGGCTCCCCTCCTCCCTTCCCTGGCGGCCTTGCCTAGCCGCAACGCGAACCACGACGACGCCCTCGGCGGCCTCACGCGAAGCGGCGACGCTCCTCCCTCATCTCTGGCCCGGGCGCACCCAGATCTGCCCACGGCGGCCTTGCCCCTCAAGGCTGTGATGGCGGCAGCCTCGCCCCTCCTGGCTGCGACGGCGGCGGAATCGCCCCTCCCGGCTGTGATGGCGGCGGATCCGCCACTCAAGGCTGCCGCTGGGGAGCACGCCGCGAGCGCGGGCAACGCTGCTGCGCAGGCCGTAGGCGCGGGCTCCGTGGCTGCTCTAGCCTCCAACGACGTGCTCCCTCCCCTCCATCTCCGTTCTCTTCTCTTCATCTGTCTCTACTCTCTCTCAGGCGCTGGTGTGAGCTTGAAGGTTCCCCTCCCATCCCGTTCTCTTTCTCGTTCCCCCTCTCGATTCGATCCCCTGGTGGCGCGCCATGGCCGCGAACTGAGGATGGTTCGGCTGCTCACGCCATGCCAGTTTGGTGCTCGATGA